Proteins encoded within one genomic window of Cardiocondyla obscurior isolate alpha-2009 linkage group LG27, Cobs3.1, whole genome shotgun sequence:
- the Vret gene encoding uncharacterized protein Vret, with translation MAYYNAEDDVETMAERKEFKIYVTNLPLELNEAGIGDIFNQYGKVLNVYHPRNTTWAFVIYETYHEAEKAIRVLDNKKPLYLKVALARDKPMRDEQVFRTSEAVESPVARSIDLLPTPNNIIKQPSIGRGRVINAVPSLQSLSKPIDSYEVEDPYVNTNQLWTRGKITVTRDGRRHVSLGRGYTLYEYPEVYPIEEYISKVYEKRNQGSYIYSQDKFQSALQKCLVCSIKTTKHCAKCHTYYCSKDCQLNDWPRHQAECERIPELVEEIDNDVSSLKIDRDNEVHQTKDESVSNTINKTDKPSEVKLRRPNTIIPMKENSNSINSNIDMHKSTYQSMNNGIQSRCSPSRDNGNGTSETKADQSIVRDTISQHRLHKQNDSSESIDQVRKSNEYSSFKSIDQNCHSRNYQNNSSKTIFDKEGSENDSNVRDRSHHNNKNYLQRNGFQDNKDFDCHNGKDVSDQKPSISNEINFYKNTCLSKSRFTIVDVIMSLGNGEYWVIKEEDVNARKDLMKALQNVAVKSYNVPPVIDKIYGVQSDNTWYRAIVTSLNPVKINFIDYGEDKTLKNDEKFREIGDLVNVSKFAIKIRLQSTREEYKNFNPNDKISVRMLSTDFGNTLIVEQEKQSESSSLHTSKSTSNGTKKKIMEENHKTSNKSTKEPGFQVPNVLNALTNLLTQNAVSELQISGCMQFYKPIQNNVYCVALVPQDFRTEFTMICDDLREDCSKISSAADYKPKVGELVCGKDSEGYWYRGYICSETPNLSIFKIDEAQTQSVEKVLPCPAKYFDICAFGVTCEINNSAEVQIVDGMSACFNTIVNKNTNQENFEIEITTESKKIMGTLKPWKFVTNVFFPINNKSEICLTSYRNHYCMFARSLDEEQVEYYNKVLQTVAKIAPTAPNLTRPPADQEIVIAPFEDGNSYRAMVLRAENDKARIVYIDFGNVDVIDVKDLKAMPQISWMQQNCAQRIFLKDVPHDVPSNPEVDHYIRDLLGKEVPLICTYDKGTSPKDGVRLTTVTGISVNDEINRLLTPNWKKEDSDDNRCYMLNHIETASLGREGDTVNALVLFIQEDDQLTYALGPCDENLGDHIVNVLPKMLLEYSEKNKYYIPRVSELCIALYEGGWYRAACIDPKETPTTATIFFIDFGNVESVEHKNIRLMPKDFIVPAAFASLCSVVNLAPVDDSGKYSKAVQKKVKELVEPNSLVKIKIVKYNSDDCGYKIEMPEIRDKLVKEGLV, from the exons atggCGTATTACAATGCAGAGGACGACGTGGAAACTATGGCTGAACG GAAggagtttaaaatatatgtgaCTAATTTGCCACTAGAATTAAATGAG GCGGGCATTggagatatttttaatcagtATGGAAAAGTTCTTAATGTATACCATCCCCGTAATACTACATGGGCTTTTGTTATATATGAAACATATCATGAAGCTGAAAAAGCTATACGTGTGCTTGATAACAAAAAACCATTGTATCTGAAAGTGGCACTTGCTAGGGATAAACCTATGAGAGATGAACAAGTATTTCGTACATCTGAAGCTGTTGAATCACCAGTAGCAAGATCTATAGATTTGCTGCCTACTcccaataatataataaaaca acCAAGTATTGGCCGTGGTAGAGTAATAAATGCAGTACCTTCGCTTCAGTCATTATCCAAACCAATTGACTCTTATGAAGTAGAGGATCCTTACGTAAACACAAACCAATTATGGACGAG AGGTAAGATAACTGTTACTCGAGATGGAAGAAGACATGTTTCTCTTGGACGTGGTTATACATTATATGAATATCCAGAAGTATATCCTATTGAAGAATATATATCTAAAGTatacgagaaaagaaatcag GGATCATACATATATTCTCAGGATAAGTTTCAGAGTGcattacaaaaatgtttaGTTTGTTCCATAAAAACAACGAAACATTGTGCAAAATGCCATACATATTATTGTAGCAAAGATTGTCAATTGAATGATTGGCCACGACATCAAGCCGAGTGTGAACGTATTCC AGAGTTAGTGGAAGAAATTGATAATGACGTGTCATCTTTAAAAATTGACCGAGATAATGAAGTACATCAAACGAAAGACGAGTCGGTATCGaacacaattaataaaacagataAACCTAGCGAGGTAAAACTGCGACGACCTAATACAATTATTCCGATGAAAGAAAATTCGAACTctataaattcaaatattgaTATGCATAAAAGTACATATCAATCTATGAATAATGGTATTCAAAGTAGATGTTCACCTAGTCGTGATAATGGTAATGGTACATCCGAAACAAAAGCGGATCAGTCAATAGTAAGAGATACTATTTCTCAGCATAGATTGCATAAACAGAATGATTCTAGTGAGAGTATCGATCAAGTAAGAAAGAGTAATGAATACTCTTCATTTAAGTCCATTGACCAAAATTGTCATAGCcgtaattatcaaaataattcaagTAAAACCATATTCGATAAAGAAGGGAGTGAAAATGATAGTAATGTAAGAGATAGAAGTCaccataataataaaaattatttacaaagaaatGGTTTTCAAGATAACAAAGACTTTGATTGTCATAATGGGAAAGATGTCAGTGATCAAAAACCAAGCATTtcgaacgaaattaatttttataaaaatacatgcTTATCGAAATCAAGATTTACAATTGTGGATGTCATAATGTCGCTCGGTAATGGTGAATATTGGGTAATCAAAGAAGAGGATGTTAATGCACGCAAAGACTTAATGAAGGCGTTACAAAACGTTGCAGTAAAATCATATAATGTCCCTCCGgttatcgataaaatttatggCGTGCAGAGTGACAATACTTGGTATAGAGCAATAGTAACATCTTTAAATCCtgttaagattaattttattgattacgGTGAAGATAAGACActaaaaaatgacgaaaagtTTAGAGAAATTGGAGACTTGGTTAATGTTTCTAAGTTTGCTATAAAAATTCGTTTGCAAAGCACACGTGAagagtataaaaatttcaatccAAATGATAAGATTTCTGTTAGAATGTTATCCACAGATTTCGGTAATACATTAATAGTTGAACAAGAAAAGCAATCAGAAAGTTCATCTTTGCATACATCAAAAAGTACATCAAAcggtacgaaaaaaaaaataatggaagaAAATCATAAAACATcaaataaaagtacaaaagAGCCCGGGTTTCAAGTACCTAACGTTTTAAATGCTTTGACTAATTTGTTAACGCAAAACGCAGTTTCTGAGTTGCAAATTAGTGGCTgcatgcaattttataaaccCATTCAAAACAACGTTTACTGCGTAGCTTTGGTTCCACAAGATTTCAGAACAGAATTTACCATGATCTGTGATGATTTACGTGAAGATTGCTCGAAAATAAGCAGTGCTGCTGATTATAA accAAAAGTAGGAGAGTTAGTTTGTGGTAAAGATTCTGAGGGATATTGGTACAGAGGTTACATATGTTCCGAAACACCAAAtttgtctatttttaaaatagatgagGCACAAACGCAATCAGTAGAGAAAGTTTTGCCATGTCCTGCAAAGTACTTCGATATTTGTGCTTTTGGAGTAAcatgtgaaataaataattctgcTGAGGTGCAA ATTGTGGATGGTATGTCGGCATGTTTCAACACAATCGTGAATAAGAATACCAATCAAGAAAACTTCGAAATAGAAATAACTACagaatctaaaaaaataatgggtACTTTGAAGCCTTGGAAATTTGTAACAAATGTATTCTTcccaataaataataagtcTGAG ATTTGTCTCACTAGTTATCGAAATCATTATTGTATGTTTGCGCGATCTTTAGATGAAGAACAAGTTGAATACTACAATAAAGTTCTGCAAACCGTTGCAAAAATTGCTCCAAcag ctCCAAATCTTACTAGGCCTCCAGCTGATCAAGAAATAGTAATTGCACCATTTGAGGACGGTAATAGTTATCGAGCAATGGTGCTTCGCGCGGAAAACGATAAAGCTCGAATAGTATATATTGATTTTGGCAATGTGGACGTAATTGACGTAAAAGATCTTAAGGCTATGCCACAAATCAGTTGGATG caacAGAATTGTGCccaaagaatatttttgaaagacGTTCCACATGATGTACCCAGTAACCCAGAAGTCGACCATTATATTCGAGATTTATTAGGCAAAGAAGTGCCTTTGATATGTACATACGACAAAGGTACATCACCCAAAGATGGAGTTCGGTTGACAACGGTTACAGGAATATCTGTTAATGATGAAATAAACCGACTATTAACTCCAAAttggaaaaaagaagacagtgacg ATAACAGATGTTACATGTTAAATCATATCGAAACTGCAAGTCTAGGACGCGAAGGTGATACAGTGAATGCACTGGTACTTTTTATACAGGAGGACGATCAACTTACGTACGCGCTGGGTCCTTGTGATGAGAATTTAGGCGATCACATTGTTAACGTGTTGCCGAAAATG ttGTTAGAATAtagtgaaaaaaataaatattatatacctCGAGTGAGCGAATTATGTATCGCATTATACGAAGGAGGATGGTATCGTGCAGCATGCATTGATCCAAAAGAAACGCCTACAACGGCTACCATTTTCTTTATCGATTTCGGCAACGTAGAATCTGTagaacataaaaatataagactAATGCCTAAAGACTTTATCGTACCAGCAGCATTTGCGAGTTTGTGCTCGGTTGTTA ATTTAGCACCGGTTGATGATAGCGGCAAATATTCTAAAGCTGTACAAAAGAAGGTAAAAGAGTTAGTAGAGCCAAATTCATtagtcaaaataaaaattgtgaaatacAATTCTGACGATTGCGGATATAAAATCGAGATGCCAGAGATTCGTGACAAGTTAGTCAAAGAGGGTCTTGTATAG
- the LOC139112279 gene encoding oxysterol-binding protein-related protein 11, with protein sequence MNVQTRHPYEGLLHKYTNAMKGWQYRWFILSPETGELHYFLSESEKNQRPRCSIYLAGAVIAPSDEDSNTFTVNSATGDMIKLRATDARARQEWVDKLRAVTEMYTRAIASSHPPLPPREHPGNSGRNPVVKLEVLDAFANCQEQLRKVEKHNLALAQCIENSDLHLDSDLLVLKAMAHTTLHTLGQCLNILYQ encoded by the exons ATGAACGTGCAAACTAGACACCCTTACGAGGGTTTACTGCACAAGTATACGAACGCTATGAAAGGCTGGCAGTACCGTTGGTTCATCCTGAGCCCGGAGACCGGCGAGTTACATTACTTTCTCAGCGAATCTGAAAAGAATCAGAGGCCACGGTGTTCAATATATCTAGCCGGTGCCGTAATAGCCCCCAGCGATGAGGACTCGAATACGTTCACTGTCAATTCTGCTACCg GTGACATGATCAAGTTACGTGCTACAGATGCAAGAGCACGACAAGAATGGGTAGACAAACTGCGAGCAGTTACAGAGATGTATACCAGAGCGATAGCCAGTAGCCATCCTCCATTGCCACCGCGCGAACACCCTGGAAACTCTGGTAGAAATCCTGTCGTCAAATTGGAAGTGTTGGACGCCTTTGCCAATTGCCAAGAACAGCTGCGAAAGGTCGAGAAGCACAATCTTGCCTTAGCGCAGTGTATTGAGAATTCAGATCTACATCTGGATTCGGATCTCTTAGTTCTCAAAGCGATGGCACACACGACTTTACACACCCTGGGCCAATGTCTCAATATATTATACCAGTAG
- the Reptor gene encoding protein CREBRF homolog isoform X1 has protein sequence MDRYVISRRIFCLEQVSPPPSGSISEPEKPCFLLVAVCAPRCCESIETAESPRFVKSDLNLGALLCGRDFSLASTMDSTVKQEPVQEMSSASASVPIPGGHRGTTRGTYDQFSPSPLAVSSGWDMRAEQMDYPFKMDPDQMDVSFKMDDDDIFQVDKADLIQGPTLAELNANDDILLGDLNFDDLLLPEERPIKMEYTTPSTSSLFSHSAGFAPSSFPQSGVTHRSCPTYTNTCGFNLNRSLNTADNAEAVSPTAFPSPGTSNVAGSSTASSSTSPHPVSRPIGSSTLHELLMKKGENPFNNPVSSQVDNISTIGGKPKVSRLSMSAPTQTMGHLDQIWAHREPRQHLLSTGSLVEAGSTSSLSTGALSPDPLCIDPLSHDEGYEDSDDDSDHYDDYSSDNDTGGSDGEEPSNRVGPGTELGKDKHSKRERFFWQYNVQAKGPKGQRLIARARLEDPHVLNEATDPVFSPHCALRGIKHSGKARKGDGNDLTPNPRKLHNIGRELDKLNRIINDMTPVSELPFPARPKTRKEKNKLASRACRLKKKAQHEANKIKLHGLEAEHRRLIQGISQAKHMLAAKLAETNLETQEELTRQMDKCCKLATKMRIANHSTEFVNKVLENIRAGIPDGGIDNF, from the exons ATGGACCGATATGTGATTTCCCGACGTATATTTTGCCTGGAGCAGGTCAGCCCACCCCCGTCGGGATCTATCAGCGAGCCAGAGAAGCCGTGTTTCCTCCTCGTAGCCGTCTGTGCACCGAGGTGCTGCGAATCGATCGAGACCGCGGAGAGCCCGCGTTTCGTCAAGTCAGACTTGAATTTGGGAGCCTTGCTCTGCGGACG CGATTTCTCGCTCGCCAGCACGATGGACAGCACGGTTAAGCAAGAACCCGTTCAAGAAATGAGTTCGGCGTCAGCGTCGGTCCCGATACCCGGGGGACACAGGGGCACCACGCGGGGAACGTACGACCAGTTCTCGCCATCTCCTCTGGCAGTCTCCTCTGGATGGGACATGAGGGCCGAACAAATGGATTACCCATTTAAAATGGACCCAGATCAAATGGACGTCTCGTTTAAGATGGATGACGACGATATATTCCAAGTGGACAAAGCTGACCTGATCCAAGGGCCAACTCTGGCTGAGTTAAATGCTAATGATGACATCCTACTTGgagatttaaattttgatgACTTGCTGTTGCCTGAAGAAAGGCCAATAAAAATGGAATACACCACTCCATCGACTAGTTCTCTGTTTAGTCACAGTGCAGGATTTGCACCTAGCAGTTTTCCTCAGTCTGGAGTAACTCACCGTAGTTGTCCAACATATACAAATACATGtggctttaatttaaatagaagtTTGAATACTGCAGATAATGCAGAAGCTGTTAGTCCTACTGCATTTCCTAGTCCAGGAACTAGTAATGTTGCAG GTAGTTCAACAGCAAGTTCATCAACTTCACCACATCCTGTTTCTCGGCCTATTGGATCGTCTACTTTACATGAGCTACTTATGAAAAAAGGCGAAAATCCATTTAACAACCCGGTATCCAGCCAGGTGGATAATATCTCTACGATAGGTGGTAAACCTAAAGTTTCGAGATTGTCTATGTCTGCGCCAACGCAGACAATGGGACATTTGGATCAAATCTGGGCCCACAGGGAACCCCGACAACATCTCTTAAGTACTGGTAGCTTAGTAGAGGCAGGATCAACGAGTAGTTTAAGCACTGGAGCTCTTAGTCCAGATCCTCTCTGCATTGATCCTCTGAGTCATGACGAGGGTTACGAAGATAGCGATGATGATAGTGACCATTATGATGATTACAGCAGTGATAATG ATACAGGTGGAAGTGATGGCGAGGAACCGAGTAACAGAGTAGGACCAGGAACAGAATTAGGAAAAGACAAGCAcagtaagagagaaagatttttctGGCAGTATAATGTTCAAGCGAAGGGACCAAAAGGACAGCGATtaatcgcgcgagcgcgattAGAAGACCCGCACGTTTTGAATGAAGCAACTGATCCAGTATTTAGTCCTCATTGTGCTCTTAGAGGAATTAAGCACAGTGGAAAAGCACGAAAAGGCGATGGGAACGATCTTACACCAAATCCTCGCAAACTTCACAACATTGGACGAGAGTTAGACAAATTAAATCGTATTATCAATGATATGACACCTGTTTCGGAATTGCCATTCCCCGCGAGGCCAAAAacgcgtaaagaaaaaaataagctaGCGTCACGAGCGTGCCGCTTAAAGAAAAAGGCTCAACATGaagctaataaaataaaactgcatgGACTTGAAGCAGAACACA gACGTCTTATACAAGGTATATCACAGGCTAAACATATGCTCGCTGCTAAATTAGCTGAAACGAATCTTGAAACTCAAGAGGAGCTTACACGACAAATGGATAAATGTTGCAAGCTGGCTACCA AAATGCGAATAGCAAATCATTCAACAGAATTTGTGAACAAAGTACTGGAAAATATTAGAGCCGGTATTCCCGATGGTggtatcgataatttttaa
- the Reptor gene encoding protein CREBRF homolog isoform X3, which produces MDDSKYSDFSLASTMDSTVKQEPVQEMSSASASVPIPGGHRGTTRGTYDQFSPSPLAVSSGWDMRAEQMDYPFKMDPDQMDVSFKMDDDDIFQVDKADLIQGPTLAELNANDDILLGDLNFDDLLLPEERPIKMEYTTPSTSSLFSHSAGFAPSSFPQSGVTHRSCPTYTNTCGFNLNRSLNTADNAEAVSPTAFPSPGTSNVAGSSTASSSTSPHPVSRPIGSSTLHELLMKKGENPFNNPVSSQVDNISTIGGKPKVSRLSMSAPTQTMGHLDQIWAHREPRQHLLSTGSLVEAGSTSSLSTGALSPDPLCIDPLSHDEGYEDSDDDSDHYDDYSSDNDTGGSDGEEPSNRVGPGTELGKDKHSKRERFFWQYNVQAKGPKGQRLIARARLEDPHVLNEATDPVFSPHCALRGIKHSGKARKGDGNDLTPNPRKLHNIGRELDKLNRIINDMTPVSELPFPARPKTRKEKNKLASRACRLKKKAQHEANKIKLHGLEAEHRRLIQGISQAKHMLAAKLAETNLETQEELTRQMDKCCKLATKMRIANHSTEFVNKVLENIRAGIPDGGIDNF; this is translated from the exons ATGGACGACTCCAAGTACAGCGATTTCTCGCTCGCCAGCACGATGGACAGCACGGTTAAGCAAGAACCCGTTCAAGAAATGAGTTCGGCGTCAGCGTCGGTCCCGATACCCGGGGGACACAGGGGCACCACGCGGGGAACGTACGACCAGTTCTCGCCATCTCCTCTGGCAGTCTCCTCTGGATGGGACATGAGGGCCGAACAAATGGATTACCCATTTAAAATGGACCCAGATCAAATGGACGTCTCGTTTAAGATGGATGACGACGATATATTCCAAGTGGACAAAGCTGACCTGATCCAAGGGCCAACTCTGGCTGAGTTAAATGCTAATGATGACATCCTACTTGgagatttaaattttgatgACTTGCTGTTGCCTGAAGAAAGGCCAATAAAAATGGAATACACCACTCCATCGACTAGTTCTCTGTTTAGTCACAGTGCAGGATTTGCACCTAGCAGTTTTCCTCAGTCTGGAGTAACTCACCGTAGTTGTCCAACATATACAAATACATGtggctttaatttaaatagaagtTTGAATACTGCAGATAATGCAGAAGCTGTTAGTCCTACTGCATTTCCTAGTCCAGGAACTAGTAATGTTGCAG GTAGTTCAACAGCAAGTTCATCAACTTCACCACATCCTGTTTCTCGGCCTATTGGATCGTCTACTTTACATGAGCTACTTATGAAAAAAGGCGAAAATCCATTTAACAACCCGGTATCCAGCCAGGTGGATAATATCTCTACGATAGGTGGTAAACCTAAAGTTTCGAGATTGTCTATGTCTGCGCCAACGCAGACAATGGGACATTTGGATCAAATCTGGGCCCACAGGGAACCCCGACAACATCTCTTAAGTACTGGTAGCTTAGTAGAGGCAGGATCAACGAGTAGTTTAAGCACTGGAGCTCTTAGTCCAGATCCTCTCTGCATTGATCCTCTGAGTCATGACGAGGGTTACGAAGATAGCGATGATGATAGTGACCATTATGATGATTACAGCAGTGATAATG ATACAGGTGGAAGTGATGGCGAGGAACCGAGTAACAGAGTAGGACCAGGAACAGAATTAGGAAAAGACAAGCAcagtaagagagaaagatttttctGGCAGTATAATGTTCAAGCGAAGGGACCAAAAGGACAGCGATtaatcgcgcgagcgcgattAGAAGACCCGCACGTTTTGAATGAAGCAACTGATCCAGTATTTAGTCCTCATTGTGCTCTTAGAGGAATTAAGCACAGTGGAAAAGCACGAAAAGGCGATGGGAACGATCTTACACCAAATCCTCGCAAACTTCACAACATTGGACGAGAGTTAGACAAATTAAATCGTATTATCAATGATATGACACCTGTTTCGGAATTGCCATTCCCCGCGAGGCCAAAAacgcgtaaagaaaaaaataagctaGCGTCACGAGCGTGCCGCTTAAAGAAAAAGGCTCAACATGaagctaataaaataaaactgcatgGACTTGAAGCAGAACACA gACGTCTTATACAAGGTATATCACAGGCTAAACATATGCTCGCTGCTAAATTAGCTGAAACGAATCTTGAAACTCAAGAGGAGCTTACACGACAAATGGATAAATGTTGCAAGCTGGCTACCA AAATGCGAATAGCAAATCATTCAACAGAATTTGTGAACAAAGTACTGGAAAATATTAGAGCCGGTATTCCCGATGGTggtatcgataatttttaa
- the Reptor gene encoding protein CREBRF homolog isoform X2, producing MDRYVISRRIFCLEQVSPPPSGSISEPEKPCFLLVAVCAPRCCESIETAESPRFVKSDLNLGALLCGRTMDSTVKQEPVQEMSSASASVPIPGGHRGTTRGTYDQFSPSPLAVSSGWDMRAEQMDYPFKMDPDQMDVSFKMDDDDIFQVDKADLIQGPTLAELNANDDILLGDLNFDDLLLPEERPIKMEYTTPSTSSLFSHSAGFAPSSFPQSGVTHRSCPTYTNTCGFNLNRSLNTADNAEAVSPTAFPSPGTSNVAGSSTASSSTSPHPVSRPIGSSTLHELLMKKGENPFNNPVSSQVDNISTIGGKPKVSRLSMSAPTQTMGHLDQIWAHREPRQHLLSTGSLVEAGSTSSLSTGALSPDPLCIDPLSHDEGYEDSDDDSDHYDDYSSDNDTGGSDGEEPSNRVGPGTELGKDKHSKRERFFWQYNVQAKGPKGQRLIARARLEDPHVLNEATDPVFSPHCALRGIKHSGKARKGDGNDLTPNPRKLHNIGRELDKLNRIINDMTPVSELPFPARPKTRKEKNKLASRACRLKKKAQHEANKIKLHGLEAEHRRLIQGISQAKHMLAAKLAETNLETQEELTRQMDKCCKLATKMRIANHSTEFVNKVLENIRAGIPDGGIDNF from the exons ATGGACCGATATGTGATTTCCCGACGTATATTTTGCCTGGAGCAGGTCAGCCCACCCCCGTCGGGATCTATCAGCGAGCCAGAGAAGCCGTGTTTCCTCCTCGTAGCCGTCTGTGCACCGAGGTGCTGCGAATCGATCGAGACCGCGGAGAGCCCGCGTTTCGTCAAGTCAGACTTGAATTTGGGAGCCTTGCTCTGCGGACG CACGATGGACAGCACGGTTAAGCAAGAACCCGTTCAAGAAATGAGTTCGGCGTCAGCGTCGGTCCCGATACCCGGGGGACACAGGGGCACCACGCGGGGAACGTACGACCAGTTCTCGCCATCTCCTCTGGCAGTCTCCTCTGGATGGGACATGAGGGCCGAACAAATGGATTACCCATTTAAAATGGACCCAGATCAAATGGACGTCTCGTTTAAGATGGATGACGACGATATATTCCAAGTGGACAAAGCTGACCTGATCCAAGGGCCAACTCTGGCTGAGTTAAATGCTAATGATGACATCCTACTTGgagatttaaattttgatgACTTGCTGTTGCCTGAAGAAAGGCCAATAAAAATGGAATACACCACTCCATCGACTAGTTCTCTGTTTAGTCACAGTGCAGGATTTGCACCTAGCAGTTTTCCTCAGTCTGGAGTAACTCACCGTAGTTGTCCAACATATACAAATACATGtggctttaatttaaatagaagtTTGAATACTGCAGATAATGCAGAAGCTGTTAGTCCTACTGCATTTCCTAGTCCAGGAACTAGTAATGTTGCAG GTAGTTCAACAGCAAGTTCATCAACTTCACCACATCCTGTTTCTCGGCCTATTGGATCGTCTACTTTACATGAGCTACTTATGAAAAAAGGCGAAAATCCATTTAACAACCCGGTATCCAGCCAGGTGGATAATATCTCTACGATAGGTGGTAAACCTAAAGTTTCGAGATTGTCTATGTCTGCGCCAACGCAGACAATGGGACATTTGGATCAAATCTGGGCCCACAGGGAACCCCGACAACATCTCTTAAGTACTGGTAGCTTAGTAGAGGCAGGATCAACGAGTAGTTTAAGCACTGGAGCTCTTAGTCCAGATCCTCTCTGCATTGATCCTCTGAGTCATGACGAGGGTTACGAAGATAGCGATGATGATAGTGACCATTATGATGATTACAGCAGTGATAATG ATACAGGTGGAAGTGATGGCGAGGAACCGAGTAACAGAGTAGGACCAGGAACAGAATTAGGAAAAGACAAGCAcagtaagagagaaagatttttctGGCAGTATAATGTTCAAGCGAAGGGACCAAAAGGACAGCGATtaatcgcgcgagcgcgattAGAAGACCCGCACGTTTTGAATGAAGCAACTGATCCAGTATTTAGTCCTCATTGTGCTCTTAGAGGAATTAAGCACAGTGGAAAAGCACGAAAAGGCGATGGGAACGATCTTACACCAAATCCTCGCAAACTTCACAACATTGGACGAGAGTTAGACAAATTAAATCGTATTATCAATGATATGACACCTGTTTCGGAATTGCCATTCCCCGCGAGGCCAAAAacgcgtaaagaaaaaaataagctaGCGTCACGAGCGTGCCGCTTAAAGAAAAAGGCTCAACATGaagctaataaaataaaactgcatgGACTTGAAGCAGAACACA gACGTCTTATACAAGGTATATCACAGGCTAAACATATGCTCGCTGCTAAATTAGCTGAAACGAATCTTGAAACTCAAGAGGAGCTTACACGACAAATGGATAAATGTTGCAAGCTGGCTACCA AAATGCGAATAGCAAATCATTCAACAGAATTTGTGAACAAAGTACTGGAAAATATTAGAGCCGGTATTCCCGATGGTggtatcgataatttttaa